A single Triticum dicoccoides isolate Atlit2015 ecotype Zavitan chromosome 2A, WEW_v2.0, whole genome shotgun sequence DNA region contains:
- the LOC119355496 gene encoding glycosyl hydrolase 5 family protein-like has product MATTGRVRPSPLLAAWLALGFAWHCALHHAPAAAVTLSTASRWVVDEAGDRVKLACVNWPSHLEPMLAEGLGKRPVGAIAGDVATMGFNCVRLTWPTFLVTNASYSSLTVEQSFQRLNLTESLAGIRANNPAVVDLKLIDAFKAVVSSLGENNVMVILDNHVSKPGWCCDNADGNGFFGDGYFEPDVWVDGLTKMATMFAGVPHVVGMSLRNELRGPRQNSNDWYKYMQRGAEAVHAANPRVLVILSGLSFDNDLAFLNSRQVSLSFARKAAFEVHWYSFSNGQEWAAGNPNEVCARIGASVSRRALYLLDQGWPVFLSEFGVDNRGGNANDNRYYGCAAAVAADLDLDWALWTLQGSYYLRQGVLDLDEVYGVLDRAWSRPRNVTALRRVQPLQRPLRGPGYAEAAPYTVLFHPATGLCVLRRSLAQPLELGACAGTEAWEYAPQQGRLALRDGPLMCLHAQGAGRPVRLGTPCDDDMSRWRLVSDSKLHVAVNASSASSSGSGDGRGMLCLDVGADGQSVVTNPCRCLSADNSCDPESQWFKMVSSTRSVAANSMLAELPVKLGSSKIRSL; this is encoded by the exons ATGGCGACGACGGGGAGGGTGAGGCCTTCTCCTCTCCTCGCGGCGTGGCTGGCTCTCGGCTTTGCGTGGCATTGCGCGCTTCACCATGCTCCGGCGGCGGCCGTGACGCTGTCGACGGCGTCCCGGTGGGTCGTGGACGAGGCCGGGGACCGCGTGAAGCTGGCGTGCGTGAACTGGCCGTCGCACCTGGAGCCGATGCTGGCGGAGGGGCTGGGCAAGCGGCCCGTGGGCGCCATCGCCGGGGACGTGGCCACCATGGGGTTCAACTGCGTCCGGCTCACCTGGCCCACGTTCCTGGTGACCAACGCCTCCTACTCGTCCCTCACCGTCGAGCAGTCCTTCCAGAGGCTCAACCTCACCGAGTCGCTCGCCGGCATCAGGGCCAACAACCCCGCCGTCGTCGACCTCAAGCTCATCGACGCGTTCAAG GCCGTGGTGAGCAGCCTCGGCGAGAACAACGTCATGGTGATCCTGGACAACCACGTGAGCAAGCCCGGGTGGTGCTGCGACAACGCGGACGGCAACGGGTTCTTCGGCGACGGCTACTTCGAGCCGGACGTCTGGGTCGACGGCCTCACCAAGATGGCCACCATGTTCGCCGGCGTCCCCCACGTCGTCGGCATGAGCCTCAGGAACGAGCTCCGAGGCCCCAGGCAGAACTCAAACGACTGGTACAA GTACATGCAGCGCGGCGCGGAGGCGGTGCACGCGGCGAACCCGCGGGTGCTGGTGATCCTCTCGGGCCTCAGCTTCGACAACGACCTGGCGTTCCTCAACTCGCGGCAGGTGAGCCTGAGCTTCGCCCGGAAGGCGGCGTTCGAGGTGCACTGGTACAGCTTCTCCAACGGCCAGGAGTGGGCGGCGGGGAACCCCAACGAGGTGTGCGCGCGGATCGGGGCCAGCGTGTCCCGCCGCGCGCTCTACCTGCTCGACCAGGGTTGGCCGGTCTTCCTCAGCGAGTTCGGCGTCGACAACCGCGGTGGGAACGCCAACGACAACCGCTACTACGgctgcgccgccgccgtcgccgccgacctcgACCTCGACTGGGCGCTCTGGACGCTGCAGGGGAGCTACTACCTCCGCCAGGGCGTGCTGGACCTCGACGAGGTCTACGGCGTGCTCGACCGGGCCTGGTCCAGGCCACGCAACGTCACCGCGCTCCGCAGGGTCCAGCCCCTGCAGCGCCCGCTCCGAG GGCCTGGCTACGCGGAGGCGGCGCCGTACACGGTGCTGTTCCACCCGGCGACGGGGCTGTGCGTGCTGCGGCGGTCGCTGGCGCAGCCACTGGAGCTGGGCGCGTGCGCCGGGACGGAGGCCTGGGAGTACGCGCCGCAGCAGGGGCGGCTGGCGCTGCGGGACGGCCCGCTGATGTGCCTCCACGCGCAGGGCGCCGGCCGGCCCGTGCGCCTCGGCACGCCTTGCGACGACGACATGTCCCGGTGGCGCCTCGTGTCGGACTCCAAGCTGCACGTCGCCGTCAACGCATCGTCTGCGTCGTCATCCGGCTCCGGCGATGGCCGTGGCATGCTCTGCCTGGACGTCGGCGCGGACGGCCAGAGCGTGGTCACCAACCCGTGCCGCTGCCTGAGCGCGGACAACAGCTGCGACCCGGAGAGCCAGTGGTTCAAGATGGTGAGCAGCACGAGGAGCGTCGCCGCCAATAGCATGCTCGCGGAGCTGCCTGTGAAGCTCGGGAGCTCGAAGATTCGCTCGCTTTGA
- the LOC119355495 gene encoding probable galactinol--sucrose galactosyltransferase 2: protein MSVVAAAASTHPSATADGSPPQMATTRLERGSLLVGGRELISQCPPEVTLRAGVALAAPGAAFLGARAAAPSSRHVFSLGTIPKGWRWLSLFKLKIWWMAPKTGAEAAGVPAETQMLLLEKTGNGAEDTVYALMLPALDGDFRASLQGCPENELQFCFESGDPDVQTKDAVDAVFVNSGDNPFKLMKESIKILSKIKGTFSHIESKETPANLDWFGWCTWDAFYKAVNPVGIEEGLQSLREGGAPPRFLIIDDGWQEIVNEFKEVNGALLEETVFAERLVDLKENDKFRGEACKNLGDLVKKIKETHGVKYVYAWHALLGYWGGVCTSSDVMENYNPKLVYPVQSPGDVANLRDVAMDSLEKYGVGIIDPEKIYEFYNDQHSYLSSVGVDGVKVDVQSVMETLGHGFGGRVALTRKYQHALEESIARNFKGNNLICCMSHSSDHIYSALKSAVARASEDFMPREPTLQTLHIANVAFNSLLLGEIFIPDWDMFQSKHETAEFHGAARALSGGGVYVSDKPGVHDFTVLKKLVLPDGSILRARYAGRPTRDCLFNDPVMDGKSLLKIWNLNNLSAVVGVFNCQGAGNWTWLVEEISHVPTAVNITGHLSPSDVESLEEITGDEWNGETAVYAFNSCSLSRLQKHQSLELSLVTMTCEIYTISPIQVYGGAVRFAPLGLLNMFNSGGALDSITGTVDSSATTVQIKCRGPGRFGAYSSARPALCRVDAHEVEFSHSDDGLLAFDLSDGSSHSSLWNIEILYTAS, encoded by the exons ATGTCGGTCGTCGCCGCTGCCGCCTCCACTCATCCCAGCGCCACCGCCGACGGGTCCCCGCCGCAGATGGCGACGACGCGTCTCGAGCGCGGGTCCCTGCTGGTCGGCGGCCGCGAGCTCATCTCCCAATGCCCGCCCGAGGTCACCCTACGCGCGGGCGTCGCCCTCGCCGCTCCGGGCGCCGCGTTCCTCGGCGCCCGGGCAGCGGCGCCGTCCAGCCGTCACGTCTTCTCCCTCGGCACCATCCCCAA AGGATGGAGATGGCTGTCGCTGTTCAAGTTGAAGATCTGGTGGATGGCCCCGAAGACgggcgcggaggcggcgggcgTGCCGGCGGAGACGCAGATGCTGCTTCTGGAGAAGACGGGGAATGGGGCCGAGGACACGGTGTACGCTCTGATGCTGCCAGCCCTCGATGGGGATTTCCGGGCCAGCCTCCAAGGGTGTCCCGAGAATGAGCTCCAATTCTGCTTCGAGAGTG GTGATCCTGATGTGCAGACGAAGGATGCTGTTGATGCGGTATTCGTCAACTCAGGGGACAATCCTTTCAAGCTTATGAAGGAATCAATCAA GATACTGTCCAAGATCAAAGGAACTTTCAGTCATATTGAGAGCAAGGAG ACCCCTGCAAACTTAGACTGGTTTGGATGGTGCACTTGGGATGCATTTTATAAAGCTGTCAACCCAGTAGGGATTGAAGAGGGCCTTCAAAG TTTGCGTGAAGGAGGCGCACCACCAAGGTTTCTGATTATAGATGATGGTTGGCAAGAAATAGTTAACGAATTCAAGGAAGTGAATGGAGCTCTTCTTGAAGAGACTGT GTTTGCAGAGAGGCTGGTTGATCTGAAGGAGAATGACAAGTTTAGGGGAGAAGCCTGCAAGAATCTGGGAGATCTTGTCAAGAAAATCAAAGAGACACATGGAGTCAA GTACGTCTACGCATGGCATGCTTTACTTGGGTATTGGGGAGGTGTCTGCACATCATCGGACGTGATGGAGAATTACAATCCAAAACTAGTTTACCCCGTCCAGTCTCCTGGTGATGTTGCAAATTTGAGGGATGTAGCCATGGACAGCTTGGAGAAATATGGAGTTGGTATCATTGATCCTGAGAAGATATATGAATTCTACAATGATCAGCACAGTTACCTTTCTAGTGTGGGTGTGGATGGTGTGAAGGTAGATGTGCAAAGTGTGATGGAGACTCTCGGGCATGGCTTCGGTGGTCGTGTTGCATTAACTCGAAAGTATCAACATGCTCTTGAGGAATCTATTGCTCGGAACTTCAAAGGAAATAACCTAATATGCTGCATGAGTCACAGTTCAGACCACATCTATAG TGCCTTGAAGAGTGCAGTTGCTAGAGCATCAGAAGATTTCATGCCTCGGGAGCCAACACTGCAAACTCTGCACATTGCTAATGTAGCATTCAATAGCCTTTTATTGGGAGAAATTTTCATCCCGGATTGGGATATGTTCCAA AGCAAGCATGAAACAGCGGAATTTCATGGAGCGGCTAGGGCTCTAAGTGGAGGTGGTGTTTATGTCAG TGACAAACCAGGAGTGCACGATTTCACTGTTCTGAAAAAGCTCGTTCTACCAGATGGCTCGATTCTAAGAGCAAGGTATGCTGGTCGTCCTACTCGCGATTGCCTGTTCAATGATCCAGTCATGGATGGCAAAAG TCTTCTGAAAATATGGAACCTGAACAATTTGTCTGCTGTCGTCGGAGTATTCAATTGTCAGGGAGCTGGAAACTGGACTTGGTTAGTCGAAGAAATTTCACATGTTCCCACCGCCGTTAACATAACGGGTCATCTCTCGCCATCAGATGTAGAGTCTCTCGAGGAGATTACTGGTGATGAGTGGAATGGAGAGACTGCAGTATATGCTTTCAattcat GTTCTCTTTCAAGGCTCCAGAAGCACCAAAGTTTGGAGCTTTCATTGGTCACTATGACATGTGAGATCTATACCATATCACCGATACAG GTTTACGGTGGGGCTGTTCGGTTCGCGCCGCTTGGACTGCTCAACATGTTCAACTCCGGTGGCGCACTCGACAGTATCACAGGCACAGTTGATTCTTCAGCTACGACAGTTCAGATCAAATGCCGAGGGCCAGGACGTTTTGGGGCGTATTCATCTGCTAGACCGGCACTCTGTAGAGTTGATGCGCATGAAGTAGAGTTCAGTCATTCTGATGATGGCTTGCTAGCATTTGATCTCTCAGATGGATCTTCCCACAGCAGCCTCTGGAACATAGAGATTCTCTACACAGCCTCCTGA